The following are from one region of the Actinopolyspora halophila DSM 43834 genome:
- a CDS encoding bifunctional riboflavin kinase/FAD synthetase, which produces MQRWRGLEQLPGGWGRCVVTIGVFDGVHRGHQQLIDQAVRRARQRDLPCVLVTFDPHPSEVVRPGSHPAQLTTLQRRAELVEELGVDVFCVLPFTPELSKMSPEEFVHEILVERLHAAAVVVGENFTFGYKAAGNIELLHTLGRRFGFEVESADLLSGHTDGAVQEEFPVTFSSTFIRSCVDAGDVEAASAALGRHHRLEGIVVRGMGRGGRELGYPTANLSMPEFAAVPADGVYACWFTHRQRGADHPESTLPAAVSVGSNPTFSGTERTVEAFVLDIERDFYGEYAELDFVRRLRGMVRFDSSEELVHRMELDVAETRSVLGV; this is translated from the coding sequence GTGCAGCGTTGGCGTGGCTTGGAACAGCTTCCCGGTGGATGGGGTCGGTGCGTGGTCACCATCGGAGTTTTCGACGGTGTGCACCGGGGACATCAGCAACTGATCGATCAAGCCGTGCGGCGGGCGCGACAGCGTGATCTCCCGTGCGTGCTGGTCACCTTCGATCCGCACCCCTCCGAGGTGGTGCGTCCCGGAAGTCATCCGGCGCAGTTGACCACTCTGCAGCGACGGGCCGAGCTCGTCGAGGAACTCGGGGTGGACGTGTTCTGCGTACTGCCGTTCACCCCGGAACTGTCCAAGATGTCGCCCGAGGAGTTCGTCCACGAGATCCTCGTGGAACGGCTGCACGCGGCCGCGGTCGTGGTCGGGGAGAACTTCACCTTCGGGTACAAGGCCGCCGGGAACATCGAGCTGCTGCACACGCTCGGGCGGCGTTTCGGTTTCGAGGTCGAATCGGCGGATCTGTTGTCCGGTCACACCGACGGGGCCGTTCAGGAGGAGTTTCCGGTCACCTTTTCCTCGACCTTCATTCGTTCCTGCGTCGACGCGGGAGACGTGGAGGCCGCCTCCGCCGCGCTGGGGCGTCATCACCGGCTGGAGGGGATCGTGGTCCGCGGTATGGGCAGGGGCGGCCGCGAGCTCGGGTATCCGACGGCCAACCTGTCCATGCCCGAGTTCGCCGCGGTCCCCGCGGACGGCGTGTACGCCTGCTGGTTCACCCACAGGCAACGGGGAGCCGATCACCCGGAGAGCACCTTGCCCGCCGCGGTCTCGGTGGGTAGCAACCCGACGTTCTCCGGCACCGAGCGCACGGTCGAGGCCTTCGTGTTGGACATCGAGCGGGATTTCTACGGCGAGTACGCCGAGTTGGATTTCGTGCGCAGGTTGCGGGGGATGGTGCGTTTCGACTCCTCAGAGGAGTTGGTGCACCGGATGGAGCTGGACGTGGCCGAGACCCGTTCCGTCCTGGGGGTGTGA
- a CDS encoding helix-turn-helix domain-containing protein, protein MQESEIVQRNLALQRQWYGEPLGDRVRRLVVAYRTSQTQLAEVLGISAPMLSQVMSGRRAKIGNPSVLARLVILERKVFTPGVLAGEAESVKQALRDVKASHPSLGRDSVPVEDETDEEESAWPVLRRLARPNELHRIAELLDEQHPALAGLLRRAACSDTGAS, encoded by the coding sequence GTGCAGGAGAGTGAGATCGTCCAACGGAATCTGGCCCTGCAGCGCCAGTGGTACGGGGAGCCGTTGGGTGATCGTGTCCGGCGGTTGGTCGTCGCCTACCGGACTTCGCAGACCCAGCTCGCCGAGGTGCTGGGGATCAGTGCTCCCATGCTCAGTCAGGTGATGAGCGGCAGGCGGGCCAAGATCGGTAATCCTTCCGTGTTGGCCAGGCTGGTGATACTGGAACGGAAGGTGTTCACTCCGGGGGTGCTCGCCGGTGAGGCCGAATCGGTGAAGCAGGCTCTGCGGGACGTGAAAGCGTCTCATCCTTCGCTCGGTCGGGACAGCGTTCCGGTCGAGGACGAGACCGACGAGGAGGAGAGCGCCTGGCCGGTGCTGCGGCGGCTGGCCCGGCCGAACGAACTGCACCGGATCGCCGAACTGCTCGACGAGCAGCACCCCGCGCTGGCCGGGCTGTTACGAAGAGCGGCCTGCTCGGATACCGGCGCTTCCTGA
- the def gene encoding peptide deformylase, with translation MTIRPIRRFGDPVLRTVADPVTTFDDSVTALISDLLDTVAEPGRAGVAAPQIGVSLRAFSYNVNGETGYVINPELVETSGEQDGEEGCLSVPGLSFPTHRAEHAVVRGVDLRNEPVTVSGAGLMARCLQHETDHLDGIVYLRRLDEDLRRTALKEVRSTDWFWNGNR, from the coding sequence GTGACGATCAGACCGATCCGGCGGTTCGGCGACCCCGTACTGCGCACGGTGGCGGACCCCGTCACCACGTTCGACGACAGTGTCACCGCGTTGATCTCCGATCTGCTGGACACCGTCGCCGAGCCGGGACGGGCCGGAGTGGCCGCTCCCCAGATCGGAGTGAGTCTGCGGGCGTTCAGCTACAACGTGAACGGGGAAACCGGTTACGTGATCAATCCCGAACTGGTGGAAACGTCGGGAGAGCAGGACGGCGAGGAGGGCTGCCTGTCGGTACCGGGGCTGAGCTTTCCCACCCACCGAGCCGAGCACGCGGTGGTGCGCGGCGTTGACCTGCGAAACGAACCCGTCACTGTTTCCGGGGCCGGTCTGATGGCCCGCTGCCTGCAGCACGAGACCGACCATCTGGACGGAATCGTCTACCTCCGACGTCTGGACGAGGATCTGCGGCGTACCGCGTTGAAGGAGGTCCGGTCCACCGACTGGTTCTGGAACGGGAATCGGTGA
- the truB gene encoding tRNA pseudouridine(55) synthase TruB, translating to MPAGLLVMDKPAGMTSHDVVARVRRIMGTRKVGHAGTLDPMATGVLVLGLERATKLLGHLALDTKAYLATIRLGSSTSTDDAEGERLFSADASGVSDEELSEAVAALTGDIAQVPSAVSAVKVNGRRAYELVREGQQVELEARPVTVSRFDPLAVHREEADVVDVDVLVECSSGTYVRALARDLGEALGVGGHLTRLRRTRVGPFGLATVRTLDALEERPELSMDLDHAVGTAFPRVDVDADTARAVAHGQAVSRSGLSETYGVFAPDGHAVALLSDRDRVAKPVLVLRPAG from the coding sequence GTGCCGGCAGGTTTGCTCGTCATGGACAAGCCGGCCGGGATGACTTCGCACGACGTGGTCGCTCGTGTTCGCCGCATCATGGGGACCCGCAAGGTGGGGCACGCGGGCACGCTCGATCCGATGGCCACCGGTGTTCTGGTGCTGGGGCTGGAACGTGCCACCAAGCTGCTCGGCCATCTCGCCCTGGACACCAAGGCCTACCTCGCTACCATCCGACTCGGTTCGTCCACCAGCACCGACGACGCCGAGGGGGAGCGGCTTTTCTCCGCGGACGCCTCCGGGGTATCCGATGAGGAGCTCTCGGAAGCCGTGGCAGCGTTGACCGGAGACATAGCACAGGTGCCCAGCGCCGTCAGCGCCGTCAAGGTCAACGGCAGGCGCGCCTACGAACTCGTCCGCGAGGGGCAGCAGGTCGAGCTGGAAGCTCGTCCCGTCACCGTCTCACGCTTCGATCCGCTCGCGGTGCACCGCGAGGAAGCGGATGTTGTGGACGTCGACGTGCTGGTGGAGTGCTCCTCCGGGACCTATGTGCGTGCGCTGGCCCGTGATCTGGGGGAGGCTCTCGGCGTCGGGGGGCATCTCACGAGATTGCGCCGAACGAGGGTCGGGCCGTTCGGGCTGGCCACGGTACGAACGCTGGATGCCCTGGAGGAACGTCCGGAGCTGTCCATGGATCTGGATCACGCGGTGGGCACGGCCTTCCCGCGCGTCGACGTCGACGCGGACACGGCGCGTGCCGTGGCGCACGGCCAGGCGGTTTCGAGATCGGGTCTTTCCGAGACCTACGGCGTGTTCGCTCCGGACGGGCACGCCGTCGCACTGCTGAGCGACCGGGATCGTGTGGCCAAACCGGTGCTGGTGCTGCGTCCCGCGGGGTGA